Genomic DNA from Harpia harpyja isolate bHarHar1 chromosome 13, bHarHar1 primary haplotype, whole genome shotgun sequence:
CGATGGCAGCGCTGCGGCACCATTGGAGGGGGGCAAACGGCCGAGCCAGCGGGGACACGGGTCCGTCCCTGGGGTCTGGGTGAGACGGCGGTACCCATGGGACATCTCCGCTCACAGCCGTGGTTCCTTTGGCAGGATTTTGTCGTCGGCCTCTCCATCTTGCTGCGGGGGACAGTGCACCAGAAGCTGAAGTGGGCTTTCAACCTCTACGATATTAATAAAGACGGCTACATCACTAAGGAGGTGACACGGGGACAGGGGAGACACACGAGGGCTGGGGGAGGCGGGGCAGGGTGGGAGCATGGCGGGGGACACCCAGAGAGGGACAGGGACGGTGGAAAGAGGTGCGGGGGGACAAAGGTGCCCTCATTCAGAGGGTTCTTGTCACCCTGAGCCCCCCCCTCTGTCCCCTCCTAGGAAATGCTGGAGATCATGAAGTCCATCTACGACATGATGGGGCGCTGCACCCACCCCACCCTGAGGGACAGCGCGCCCGCCGAGCATGTGGAGCTGTTCTTCCAGGTGAGACCGTCCCGCCTCGTCCCCTCCTGGCAGCCGCCAAAACCCCCCGTGTATCACAGGCTGGGGGCTGTCACTGCCGCTGGGGACGCCCCCGCTGAGCCCCTGCTCTTCCCTTGCAGAAGATGGACAGGAACGGCGACGGCGTGGTGACCTTCGAGGAGTTCCTGGAGACCTGCCAGAAGGTGAGGAGCTCTGGGTGGGCTTCAGCATCAccgccatcctcctcctcctcactgccaGGTCTTCAAGTCAGAGACACAAGCCCGTTCTGCATCCCGTCCCAAAATGATGTGCTGGGGGGGTCTGGGAGAGACGGGGGATGACAGCTCTGGTCACCCCGGGGCCGATGGGAGGAGGGGGACCAGGAGCTCTGACTTCTCCCTCCCGCCCCAACCAGGACAAGGACATCATGAGCTCCATGCAGATCTTCGAGAACGTGATCTAGAACCCAGGACCACCTGCTTGGCCCCGCCAGCGCCTCCGCGAGCGCCCGAGGGGAACTTTTTTTCTACTATTTCAGTCAAAACAAGaggttaaaagaaagaagaaaataatccacCTGGCTCCCGGCACTCCAGTTACAAGAGACAAGAAGAGATACGGATGACTTTGCCGGCTCGTCCGCCTGAGCTCCCCCCAGCACGGCGCCTGGCGATGCCCGCTCCGCCAGCCGGACCCATTTTGGGGGGCTGAGCCCCCTCCCAACGAGGATCCCTCTGCCCTGGGTGGCACAGGAGACCTCACTGCAGCACAAACCCGGACCCCTTTCCCCGGGAAGCGAGCCTTCAGGGAGGGGACCCTCTGGGGAGGGGGGTCTCTGTATCGCAGCCGTGAAACGGCAGCTCCCGAAGGTCGAAGGTCGACTGAAAGCACAcaaacctcctctcccctcccgccccctgCATCGCTTAAGGGGATCCACAGTGACAAGGGAGGCCGCTCCCCACCTTCCAGCGGTACAAGAGGAGAgggtttattttctaaataaaagaaatGGCGATGATTTAGGGATGAAACGTGCCGCCCGGGGAGCTGAGGGGGAAGCAATGGCTGCACGCATCCCCGGGGGGGCCGGAGAGGGCGACCCCGAGCCCCCGGGTGGCGGCGGCAGAGGCGGCTTCGCTCACCGAAGCGGTGGGACGCGGCCGGGAGGGTTCTTTGAGTtatatctgctttttttcctcctcacaaaCGGGCCGGCGAGACCAGGCCGCGCCTCAGCCAGGCCCCTaccccagccctccccggcccggccagGTCCCCTCCTCCGCAGCCGCCTGTTGCTCGCTCACTCACTGCGTGTTTCCATGAAATAAAGGTGAGAAACACCCGCCTCGGCCCGGCTCGCTCCCGGCCAGGGGCTCCGCCGGCCCCGGCCTCGGCGCCGTCATGGCGGCGCTGTCATGGCGGCGGGGCGCTGTCATGGCGGCCGCTCCCCGTATCCTAGCAACGCCGCCGCCCCTCTTCCTCCAGcccggggagagggggaaggCGTGGCCGAGCGCCGCCGGCTCTCATTGGCGGCGCCGCAGGCGCGGTCCCGCTTTCACCGCGCTCTCATTGGTCGGCCCGAGGGCGGGGGCGGGGACTCGGCGCGGCGACCTTCGCGCGGGTGGCGCGGGGTCGGCGCGTGCCGAGGGGGAGTGACGCGGCGGCACGTGACGTAGGTGGCAGCGGGatccccctgtgcccccccccgggATCGGGGAATCCCCTGTGGGTCCCCCGGGTCTGGGGCTGAGCGGGATCGGGGGGGGAGAGATCGCTTGGGATCGGGGGGGTCCCCGGGATCAGGACTGTGTGGGATCGGGGTGGGGAATCCCCCAGGTTTGGGGCTGTGTGGGATCAGAGGAGGGGAGGGATCCCCCAGGACTGGGTTTGTGCAGGATCAGGGGGATCCCTGGGATCGGGGCGGTGCAGGATCACAGGGATTCCCCCAGGGTCCGGGCTGTGTGGGAGCAGGTGATCTGCTCCCACCTCTCCCCTGGATCTGTGCCACGCTGGGATCCATTCCCTGCCCGGGGGGCATGTGTGTTTGTGCTGCCATACTGGGGATCTGGTCTGTGCTGGGATCTGCCCCCGCCGCCCCACAGGGATCCACCCTCCCAATCTGTCCTATGCTgggatctgccccccccccggaaTCTACTCTGCCTCCACCCGGGCCCCTGGATCTCCCCTCCTGCACCAGGATCTGTCCCTCCCCCCTCGCCTCGAGGGCCTGTGCAGGATGCGGCCTCTCCTCACCCCACTGCAGGGTGTCAGCCCCCCGCCATGCCAGAGGGATCCAGCCCCAGCCAAAgggggtccccagcaccccagggtgggAGTCACGGCTGGTGCTGGGATCCATTCCAGGCAGGATCCCGAGGATGTGGTCCCCGGTGCCCACAGGTGACAGATGCGCCTGCTGGGGGCCATGCGGCTGGTGCGGttccggggggctgggggggccgagccccggctggggctggaggaggcggCCGGGGGGAACGTGGTGGACCTGAGCGCGGCAGAGCCGGCGCTGCCCCGCTCCATGCGTGCCTTCCTGGAGAGCGGCCAGAGCGGGCTGGCTGCCGCCCAAAGGTGGGTGCCCCTCACGCCCGCCGGCATCACCCTCGCCGCCGCCGGATCTGGCCCCGGTGCTGAGACCCGTTGGCCCCGCAGGGCACTGGAGTCCGGCCAGCACCGGCTGCCGAGGGAGACGGTGCGGCTCCTGGCGCCCGTCGGGGACCCGGAGAAGGTGATCTGCGTGGGGCTCAACTACCGCGACCACTGCCTGGAGCAGAACGTCAAGATCCCCACGGAGCCCATCATCTTCAACAAGTTCCCCAGCACCATCATCGGACCCTTCGATGACATCGTGCACCCAGAGGAGAGCAGCGTGAgcaccccggggacccccaccctGCCACCGTCTCCCCGCCTCCATGGGGTACGGTCCCTCCgagcccccccagcagcccattttctcctcctgcaggaGGTGGACTGGGAGGTAGAGCTGGCCGCCGTCATCGGGAAGAAGGGGCGGCACATCGAGGTAacccccgccccgtccccctcCTCGGTTCGGTGGGGTCTGTgcgtgtccccccaccccagctgtcACCCCACCCCAGGAGTCATCGGCCCTGGACCACGTCGTGGGCTTCACGGTGGCCAACGACGTCAGTGCCCGGGACTGGCAGATGAAGAACGGGAGGCAGTGGCTGCTGGCAAAAACCTTCGACACCTTCTGTCCCCTGGGGCCGGCCCTTGTCACCAAGGAGGCGGTGGCAGGTGAGGACAGGACAGGGACAGGCTGGAGGCTCCTTCCTGGCTAACACAGGAGGCGGCGGGTGCCGAGTTTGCCCCAAAGCATCCATGTTTTTCCTAAGAGGGGGCGTGCACAGTGGCAGGGGTCCCACAGCGCCGTGCCCCTACCCCCCACCTCCGTGTGACGCGTCCCCTCCGTCCCCACAGACGTCCACAACCTGAGCATCCGCTGCAGCGTCAACGGGCAGCTGATGCAGGACAGCAGCACCAGCCAGCTCATCTTCCGCCTGCCCAAACTCATCGCCTGGATCTCCCGGTAGGCACGGAGTGGGGGGGCCGGCGGCACCAGAGGAAGGAGGGGGCCACGGCTGACGGCTCCTGTCCCCTCCGTCCCCCGCCCCAGGTTCGTCACTCTGGTCCCCGGGGACATCTTGCTGACGGGAACCCCTCCTGGTGTGGGGGCTTTTCAGAAGCCACCCGTGTTTCTTAAGGTGAGTGGAAGCGGGGTGGGGGGCTCAAAATAGGGCTGGGGTGGCAAAACGGGGACATAAGGGACCCCCCTTGCTGGGGACAAGGCAAGCGGGGGGCTGCCAGCATCTCCCCGCCCCTCGCAGAGAGGAGACGAGGTGCAGTGCGAGATCGAGGAGCTGGGCACCATCTGCAACAAGGTGGTGTGAAGAGGGAGACGCCAAATCTCGCCCCGAGTCAGCTGCCTTGCCCCCCTCCCTCTGCGGCATTCAATAAATCCACGAGCGGCATTCAGTAAATCCACGAGAGGGGTCGGGTACCTGCTCCCAGGTTTATTGGCACAGCGGCGGCCGTGCCGGCGGCTATGGCTGGGTGAACTGCTGGATGAAGGCTTCCAGCTTTCCCCGGCTCACGCTGGAGTGGAAAGGCTGGGCGAGGTGGAGCAGGGGTCCGGCGGGGCTCCGCACCTCCTCCagcacctggggagggagaggagtgTCACTGGTGGGGGGCAAGCTCAAGGTCGGGGGGGGCTGGCGGAGCCCGGCCATGCTTACCCCCAACTCCTTGAAGGTCTGCAGAGAGCTGAGGGCCAGACTCCTGTTCGGGTACTCTGGAGGGAGAGAAATCCCCGAGGGAGCACCCGCATCCCACCCTGCAGGCAGCCATAGcctggctttgggggggggggggggggggggatgctgacCCCAAAGCAAGAGGGACGCCCCGTTTGTCCCCCACCCTGACTCACCAAAACTGTCCTCCTCGGCCAGGAATTGCAGCAGTGCCTCCACGTAGGCTGCCTCTGGAGTTGGGGGGAGAGAAGGCGGGGGTCAAATCCCACCGTCCCCAGCTCCCGGGGGGCACAGCCCCTCTCCGGTCTCGGTGCAGAGCCAGGACGGCAAGGGAGCTTtggctgtgcctcagtttccccaaaagCCAAGCCAAGGGGGGCTAGTGTGTTTGGAGAAGCGGTTGCCCACCCGGGGGGGGGTCCTACCGGGCTGGGGCCAGCTGGGTCGGTCCAGAAAAGCCACGGCTCTGGTGTAGGTCCTCAGCACGGGGCTCAGGAGccggcagaggaagaggaggaagccgGGCGAGCCCTGGGGCTCGCTGAGCTGGAGGCGGGGGAAGCCGGAGTTTGCCGAGACCATCCTCACCCTGCCACGGAGGCAGCCGGGGCGCATCGGGGGACACCCCGAGTACCTTGAAGCAGCGCTTGGGGACCTCGTCCTCGCCGTCGCTGTCGCTGTCGGTGAAGTCCATCCCGGCCCAGGGCCGTCCCTTGCAGAAGGGCCGCGGGGCCAAGTCGCAGACCCAGCGCTCGCTCTCCGGCTGCGGGGACAAGCCGGCCGCCGCACCACCTTTAACGCCACCCCACCGGCATCCCGTCCCCCCACAGGGACCCCGCTCCCTCGTCGCCTTCCCAGCCAGGACCCGAGGGTGCGGTAAGGGCTgagcccccccatccccagcgcGGGGAGGGGATCCCGGGGCAGGGGGCACCCACCCACCTCTTCAGCCTCCAGCAGCCCACACAGGAGGAGCTTGTCCACGATGTCCCGGCTCCGGCAGTcgaggggctggcagggctgggggagaggaggaaaggggctGGCCGGCAGCCGGACTCCCCGCAGCCACGCAGGCAGCGGTGACGGGCCACTTCCACGCGATGGCAGTGCCACCCCACGCCGCCAGCCCCTACCTGGAGCCCCAGCAGGTTTgggggcagcagctggagcagctccagggTCTTGCGGTGGAGCTCGTCCTGGCTGAGCACGATGCCGGAGGGTCTGTCGGTTGCCCCCAGGAAGGGCAGCATCTCCATCAGCAAGGCACGGATGGCGCAGGCTGCCGGGAAAGCCGTGTCACCGATTCCCCCGGCGTCACTGATCCCCGGTGTCGCCGATCCCCCAAACCTTCCTCCGCACCTCCCACCGCCTCGCTGGCGAAGACGGGCAGGATGGCAGCGCTGCGGTGGCCCAGCTCCCTCAGGGCCTCCGCCGAGACCTCGGGGACCACCAGGACATCGCCGATGGGGGAGAGGTGGTAGAGGGTGAGACGGGCTCTGAGCAGGGTGAGGCTGTGCTGCACCAGGGCACGGAGCTGCCCCGAGAAGCCCACATCGTGCTGGCGCAGCAGgatctcctccagcagccaggcgAAGTCCAGCATCAGCCGGGAGAGGAAGACgccctggaggaagaggaggagaagctgcccCCCCCACTGCATGGCAGGGGGGGGCTCCAGAAATCTTGCTCCAAAAGACAAGAAACCCGGACACCTCCTTGTCTCTCACCTCCCGGTGCTTGTGCAGCAGCAGCGCGGACGTGATCCCCACAGCCATGACGGCGGAGCAGGCAACGCCGTCtgcaagggagggagaggggcttgTTAGCTCCCTGGAGATTagcccccctccccaaacccaaggggaagagaaggcagCGGTGGTGACATCCCAAGGGATGTCACCCAACGGATGCTGGGGTGCTTTGCCAGCTCCCCGTTGTTTACGCTCTCCATTTCCAGTCGGGGAACATGCACTGCCAGGCAGCCATCACGCCACCGGCTGCATCACCGCAGCACACCAAAATAACCGGTAACGGCACAGCCGCCTCCGCGCCGGTGGGAGCGGGGAGATGCCGTCACAAGGGGTGACCCCGGCAGGACCGGGCAAGTGCGGCTGACCCGCAGCCCTGCACGGACCCGCAGATGGCTGGAGGACGGACTCCCGCCTGCCAAAACAGATCCCTCACCGCTCAGGGAGTGCAGGCCCAGCTTGGTCACCAACGTTTCCTCGTCTGCCTCCAAGCTGGCAACCGTTGCAGGGCCGGGACCCCAAATCCCTGCCTTCTTGCCAtccagctggctggggctggaAAAAACGGGGCAAGAGGGGTGAGAAAGCGGGGCTGGGAGCAGACGTTGGAGGTGAGATGCTGCCCCAAGGCTCCTGCCTACCCCACGCCGAGGAtggtgggcagcagcagctcctccaacGGCTTCCCCGTGCAGCTCTGCCTGACGAGGTTTTTGGCCACAAACTCCTGGGAACGAGGACAAACGAGCCTGTCGGTGCTCGCCAGCCCTCAGCACCAACAAGCCGACTTGATCCCTCGGGTCCCCAGGGCCCCAGCAAGCCCCCAACTTCCCTAGAGATGGGTTTGCCAGATCCCCTGGAGCACACCAGATCCCCCCAGCCACCCCAAACCCCTCCGTCCAACCCGCAGAGGCTTGCGCAGCCGCCAACATCACAGCAATAAACCCTCCAGGGCCGGGATGGAtccaggcaggagctggaaaCCCCGCTGCCGTACCTGTAAGGAGAAGGGCTGGGCGAAGTCCACCCGGACGCAGCCGAGGTTTCGGCGTACGGCCCAGCACGCTGCCCAGAGGCAAGCGCCGAGGCCGAAGGGCCGAGCACcgtgctgggaggagagggaaccAAAGTGTTAACGGGGTGACGGAGGCGGGCACCGCTCCCCGGGGACGCAGCCGGCGATTTGGGTGCTGCGCCCACACCGGCAAGACCTCTCACCGCTCCTTCCCGGTGCAAACCGCCAGGGACCACGTCGTAGGAGATGCCCGTGGGGACCAGGAGGACGTCGGGGACGGCACCGTCCCGCACGGCTCGGTACACCAGGGCCAGCCACTCGCGGGCAGGGGCAGAGAGGCACAGGGCGACGGGGGGCTCTTCCAGGAAGATGAGCAGGGGCTGTTGGCTCCTCAGCACCTCCTCGACGTACTGGTGGGGAAGACGGGGTGAGGCTGGGGGGTACCGGCGGCACCACAGGGACGCAGGGGAGCTGCCCGCATCCATCGGATGGCCCAAAAGTCTCAGCCAGCCCGTAGTTGAGACATCCCTAGACGC
This window encodes:
- the GPAT2 gene encoding glycerol-3-phosphate acyltransferase 2, mitochondrial isoform X2, with the translated sequence MREDGEMEGLCNWALLKLLNRLFLNVQLHQGQLEMVLRAARTSGVPLVFLSTHKSQLDGLLLSFVLFSQGLGVPRVTVGSQVCSPRLRALLGRLGGIFLPSRTGQTPSDQDEGLPGAVLAAYVEEVLRSQQPLLIFLEEPPVALCLSAPAREWLALVYRAVRDGAVPDVLLVPTGISYDVVPGGLHREGAHGARPFGLGACLWAACWAVRRNLGCVRVDFAQPFSLQEFVAKNLVRQSCTGKPLEELLLPTILGVGPSQLDGKKAGIWGPGPATVASLEADEETLVTKLGLHSLSDGVACSAVMAVGITSALLLHKHREGVFLSRLMLDFAWLLEEILLRQHDVGFSGQLRALVQHSLTLLRARLTLYHLSPIGDVLVVPEVSAEALRELGHRSAAILPVFASEAVGACAIRALLMEMLPFLGATDRPSGIVLSQDELHRKTLELLQLLPPNLLGLQPCQPLDCRSRDIVDKLLLCGLLEAEEPESERWVCDLAPRPFCKGRPWAGMDFTDSDSDGEDEVPKRCFKLSEPQGSPGFLLFLCRLLSPVLRTYTRAVAFLDRPSWPQPEAAYVEALLQFLAEEDSFEYPNRSLALSSLQTFKELGVLEEVRSPAGPLLHLAQPFHSSVSRGKLEAFIQQFTQP
- the GPAT2 gene encoding glycerol-3-phosphate acyltransferase 2, mitochondrial isoform X1, with translation MKTWVCDSGQKLEIFIPFLGKYRPFSGHCCQTCTPKSWDGFYHKQLSSLGFRDAIRVTEEDTRYRGWLVRRICGFLAVWNWKVPADTPGDLPARICRSKRVRDVATGWSRGSRGDGESHRRWKEKILKILAEIQAPLSLLMLRLCNWALLKLLNRLFLNVQLHQGQLEMVLRAARTSGVPLVFLSTHKSQLDGLLLSFVLFSQGLGVPRVTVGSQVCSPRLRALLGRLGGIFLPSRTGQTPSDQDEGLPGAVLAAYVEEVLRSQQPLLIFLEEPPVALCLSAPAREWLALVYRAVRDGAVPDVLLVPTGISYDVVPGGLHREGAHGARPFGLGACLWAACWAVRRNLGCVRVDFAQPFSLQEFVAKNLVRQSCTGKPLEELLLPTILGVGPSQLDGKKAGIWGPGPATVASLEADEETLVTKLGLHSLSDGVACSAVMAVGITSALLLHKHREGVFLSRLMLDFAWLLEEILLRQHDVGFSGQLRALVQHSLTLLRARLTLYHLSPIGDVLVVPEVSAEALRELGHRSAAILPVFASEAVGACAIRALLMEMLPFLGATDRPSGIVLSQDELHRKTLELLQLLPPNLLGLQPCQPLDCRSRDIVDKLLLCGLLEAEEPESERWVCDLAPRPFCKGRPWAGMDFTDSDSDGEDEVPKRCFKLSEPQGSPGFLLFLCRLLSPVLRTYTRAVAFLDRPSWPQPEAAYVEALLQFLAEEDSFEYPNRSLALSSLQTFKELGVLEEVRSPAGPLLHLAQPFHSSVSRGKLEAFIQQFTQP
- the LOC128149943 gene encoding fumarylacetoacetate hydrolase domain-containing protein 2-like, which encodes MRLLGAMRLVRFRGAGGAEPRLGLEEAAGGNVVDLSAAEPALPRSMRAFLESGQSGLAAAQRALESGQHRLPRETVRLLAPVGDPEKVICVGLNYRDHCLEQNVKIPTEPIIFNKFPSTIIGPFDDIVHPEESSEVDWEVELAAVIGKKGRHIEESSALDHVVGFTVANDVSARDWQMKNGRQWLLAKTFDTFCPLGPALVTKEAVADVHNLSIRCSVNGQLMQDSSTSQLIFRLPKLIAWISRFVTLVPGDILLTGTPPGVGAFQKPPVFLKRGDEVQCEIEELGTICNKVV